DNA sequence from the Streptomyces sp. MST-110588 genome:
TCCAGGAGGACCTCGACCACGCCAACGCGTGGGACCTGGACACCCAGCTCGAACAGGCCATGGACGCCCTGGGCTGCCCGCCCGGCGACTGGCCCGTCACCAACCTCTCCGGTGGTGAGCGCCGCCGCGTCGCGCTGTGCAAGCTGCTGCTGGAGGCCCCCGACCTGCTGCTGCTGGACGAGCCCACCAACCACCTGGACGCCGAGTCCGTCCAGTGGCTGGAGCAGCACCTCGCCAAGTACGCCGGCACCGTCGTCGCCGTCACCCACGACCGGTACTTCCTCGACAACGTCGCCGAGTGGATCCTGGAGCTCGACCGCGGGCGTGCGATCGCCTACGAGGGCAACTACTCCACCTACCTGGACAAGAAGGCCGCCCGCCTGAAGGTCGAGGGCCAGAAGGACGCCAAACGCGCCAAGCGCCTGAAGGACGAGCTGGAGTGGGTCCGCTCCAACGCCAAGGGCCGCCAGGCGAAGTCCAAGGCGCGTCTGTCCCGCTACGAGGAGATGGCTGCCGAGGCCGAGAAGACCCGGAAGCTGGACTTCGAGGAGATCCAGATCCCGCCGGGCCCGCGTCTGGGCAACGTCGTGGTCGAGGTCGAGCACCTCTCCAAGGCGTTCGGTGAGAAGGTCCTCATCGACGACCTGTCGTTCACGCTGCCGCGCAACGGCATCGTGGGTGTCATCGGCCCCAACGGTGCCGGCAAGACCACCCTGTTCAAGATGATCCAGGGCCTGGAGACCCCCGACTCCGGCGAGATCAAGGTCGGCGAGACCGTCAAGATCTCCTACGTCGACCAGGGCCGCGCCAACATCGACCCCAAGAAGACGCTGTGGGCCGTCGTCTCCGACGAGCTGGACTACATCAACGTCGGCCAGGTCGAGATGCCCTCCCGGGCGTACGTCTCCGCCTTCGGCTTCAAGGGCCCGGACCAGCAGAAGCCGGCCGGCGTCCTGTCCGGCGGTGAGCGCAACCGCCTCAACCTGGCGCTCACCCTCAAGCAGGGCGGCAACCTGCTGCTCCTGGACGAGCCGACCAACGACCTCGACGTCGAGACCCTGTCCTCGCTGGAGAACGCGCTGCTGGAGTTCCCCGGCTGCGCCGTGGTCGTCTCCCACGACCGCTGGTTCCTGGACCGCGTCGCCACCCACATTCTGGCGTACGAGGGCGACAGCAAGTGGTTCTGGTTCGAGGGCAACTTCGAGTCGTACGAGAAGAACAAGGTCGAGCGGCTCGGCCCGGACGCGGCCCGTCCGCACCGTGCCACGTACAAGAAGCTGACCCGGGGCTGACCGGCGTGCGACACCTCTACTCCTGCCCGCTGCGCTGGTCGGACATGGACGCGTTCGGGCACGTCAACAACGCGGTCTTCATCCGCTACCTCGAAGAGGCACGGATCGACTTCATGTGGCGGCTGGCGCCGGGCGACGGCAGCCCGTCCTTCTCCGGCGGGTCCGTCGTGGCCCGCCACGAGATCGACTACGTGCGGCCCCTGGTCCACCGGCACGAGCCGGTGACCATCGAGTTGTGGGTGACGAAGATCGGCGCCGCGTCGATGACGATCGCGTACGAGATCCGGGACGCGGACACCCTCTACGTCCGGGCCTCGACCGTCGTCGTGCCCTACGACCTCGCCGAGGGACGGCCGCGCCGCATCAGCGCGGAGGAGAGGTCTTTCCTCAAGGAGTACATGGACGACGCGCGGCCGGACGCTGCCCAGCCCCAGGAGGGGGCCGTCGCCGCATGACGACGGCGCTGCGCCTGGCCGATGCCGGGGAGGCGGCGGATCTCGCCGCCTTCCTGGCCCGGCTGATCCACTACGACCGGGCCGCGGCGGTACGGCTCCAGGCCGGCGGCGGTGTGCTCGCCGTCTTCGGCCGTCCGCCGTCGTTCGAGGTCCTGGCCATCCGTACGGCCCGGCTGGCACGGGCGGGTGAGCCCGGCGCGGGCCGGACCACTGTTGGGAGTGGCAGGGCTGGTGATGCCGGTGGGGCCGACGAGACTCCGGACAACCTGGATGTCACCGTCTCGGCCGGCGAACT
Encoded proteins:
- the ettA gene encoding energy-dependent translational throttle protein EttA: MAEYIYTMRKTRKAHGDKVILDDVSLSFLPGAKIGVVGPNGAGKSTVLKIMAGLEQPSNGDALLAPGYTVGMLMQEPPLDESKTVLENVQDGAREIMGKLKRFNEVAELMATDYSDALMEEMGKLQEDLDHANAWDLDTQLEQAMDALGCPPGDWPVTNLSGGERRRVALCKLLLEAPDLLLLDEPTNHLDAESVQWLEQHLAKYAGTVVAVTHDRYFLDNVAEWILELDRGRAIAYEGNYSTYLDKKAARLKVEGQKDAKRAKRLKDELEWVRSNAKGRQAKSKARLSRYEEMAAEAEKTRKLDFEEIQIPPGPRLGNVVVEVEHLSKAFGEKVLIDDLSFTLPRNGIVGVIGPNGAGKTTLFKMIQGLETPDSGEIKVGETVKISYVDQGRANIDPKKTLWAVVSDELDYINVGQVEMPSRAYVSAFGFKGPDQQKPAGVLSGGERNRLNLALTLKQGGNLLLLDEPTNDLDVETLSSLENALLEFPGCAVVVSHDRWFLDRVATHILAYEGDSKWFWFEGNFESYEKNKVERLGPDAARPHRATYKKLTRG
- a CDS encoding thioesterase family protein; translated protein: MRHLYSCPLRWSDMDAFGHVNNAVFIRYLEEARIDFMWRLAPGDGSPSFSGGSVVARHEIDYVRPLVHRHEPVTIELWVTKIGAASMTIAYEIRDADTLYVRASTVVVPYDLAEGRPRRISAEERSFLKEYMDDARPDAAQPQEGAVAA